Genomic DNA from uncultured Desulfuromusa sp.:
GACGATGCTATGTTTGAACTTGATCCGCGCTTGCGGCAGGACACGATTGATTGCGGCAGTTTTTCTCTCTGTCGACTGTTGTTGATGAATGATTGTCGTTATCCCTGGTTTATTCTGGTTCCGCAGCGTGAAAATCTGCGGGAAATCCATCATATGGAGGAGGTTGATCGGCAGCAACTCTGGGTTGAGTCAGTGCAGCTTGCTTTTTGGATGGAGCGTTTTTTCACCTTTGATAAACTCAATGTTGCGGCGCTGGGAAATATTGTCAGTCAATTGCATTTACACCATGTCGGGAGGACAATAAACGATACTGCGTGGCCCGGACCGGTGTGGGGGCATCAGCCTGCGATTCCTTATTCTGAGCAGGAAGTGAAAAGATTGCAGCAGGCAGTTCTGGTTGCTTTTGCTGATATGTTGAGGCGGGGGTAAACCGATCCGGGTGCACTGAAACTGAAAATACTGTAAAATGACAGAGAATCGTGACAGGAAGTTGTTCAAGTC
This window encodes:
- a CDS encoding HIT domain-containing protein, whose amino-acid sequence is MINLKPNAVQDDAMFELDPRLRQDTIDCGSFSLCRLLLMNDCRYPWFILVPQRENLREIHHMEEVDRQQLWVESVQLAFWMERFFTFDKLNVAALGNIVSQLHLHHVGRTINDTAWPGPVWGHQPAIPYSEQEVKRLQQAVLVAFADMLRRG